Genomic DNA from Verrucomicrobiia bacterium:
AACCGGTTTTTCCGATTCCAGCACTTCTTTGGAAAAGTTGTCCTGCGTTAGTGAAACAATTCTGGGATCAGCCATATGAAATAATCAGCGGTTCAGCGTTCGACATGTTAGGGCCAATTGGCAATCGGCGACTTTGTCACAGGCCCTTGGTTCAGAAGGTTCCCTCACGCCCTCAATTCGGAAGCATAAAGATGCAATAGGCGGTCGAAAGAGCCGCTGCCAGCCCAATGAACGCCGCAGCCACGGCCAGAATTTTATCCACCGGGCTGATGGCCGGCATGACGGACATCATGGGCGCTGGACGTGGGGCCGGAGGCGCTGCTGGCCTGGGGACGCCGGCTGCGGTGGGTGCGGCGCTGGCCCTTGGTGCGGCCGCTGGGGCCGCTCCGCGTGCCGGAGCCGCAGCGGCAGCCGGGGCTGCAGCGGCGGCTGCGGGTCCGCCCGGAGGCAGTGTGGGCAACTTGATCGTCGGAGCGGCCGAGGGTTTAGGCGGCAAATTGATCCGGACAGTCTCCTTCTTAGGTTGGACCTTTCCGGTTTCTTTTTTCGGCGGAACAGCGCCAGCCGGGATATTAGGAATGTTCTCAGCCATAACAATATTACTGCCTTTCAAGCTAAAAGCCCGCGAGGCAGGTGTCAAACTCTTATTCGCATTCGTCTCCTCCTGCTTCTTTCTGCAGCTTCCCCAATGATCTCGAACTTGCGATTCACCGCCTCATACTTTTCTTCGTTCGCTTTGAATTCTTCCAAAGAAACTCCGTCGGTGAAAACGCCGCACAGACCTGGCCGCTTCAAGGATATCCTCCAGGTAGGCCTCATCCCTCCGCATAAATGGGCGTCGCCGTTGTCAGAATTGAATGTTTGCGGTACCGGTTGCGGCTCCTCTCGATGCCGCGCCGGCTCACTGGGTCCACCGGGCGGCCAAACATGTCCGCCAGCTTCGCCTGCATATCCGCCCAATCAAGCAGCGTCGGATGGGCGTCAGCCCGAAGCGTGCTGAGTCAGCCATTCATTGCACTCGCCAGCATTATTCTCCATAAGTAGCTAATAGCTATACGAACCGTTTTAGTTTGAAGTTTCACCATGCGCCATATTTTCAATTGCGCAGTTCGCCGCAAGAGGTTGAACCGATGGACCTTAGTGGCAGCAGTTTTGGCTTTATCGGGGAATGCGGGAACCCTAATTGCCGTCGGGGAGGATAACGGTCCGCCGGTTTGGGCATATCCGGTCGATGCTGGGGGCCTGAAGGCGCCCCGCGATAACGGGGCTTTGCGACGTGTTCCCGATAGCAAGCTGGGCTTCAGCCTTAGCCAGGTATCTGACGGCTTCTTTTCTCCCGACTGGCACCCCCAGGACCATCCGCCCATGCCTGAAATTGTCGCGCGCGGCAAAAAGCCGGACGTGCTCGCCTGCGGCTATTGTCACCGTGCCGAGGGAACCGGAGGTCCGGAAAACACGAGTCTGGCCGCGCTCCCGGCGATCTACATTGTGCAACAGATGGCGGACTTCAAGAGCGGAGCGCGAAGGACCTCGGTGCCCCAAAGAGGTCCGCCCAAAGCAATGATTGCGCTGGCCAAAGCCGCCTCCACGGAAGACTCCGAAGCAGCGGCAGCTTATTTTTCCACTCTGAAATTGAAATCGATTATTCAGGTCATTGAAACCAATACCGTGCCCAAGACCCACGCGCATGGCTGGCATTTAGTGGATTTGAAAAACGGCGAAACGGAGCCGATTGGCCAAAGGATTATCGAGGTGCCGGAGAACTTGGAACAGTTTATCAGCCGGGATTCACGCTCGCGTTTCATAGCGTACGTCCCCATCGGCAGCATTGAGAAAGGCAAAGCGCTGGCCACGACGGGAGGGCAGGGCCGGACAGTGCAGTGCGCCATCTGTCATGGCCCCGGCCTCAAAGGACTGGGGCCCATTCCAGGCATTGCCGGTCGTTCGCCCAGTTACCTCGTGCGCCAGCTCTATGATTTCAAACACGGTGCGCGAGCCGGAATCGGAAGCGCCTTGATGAAACCCACCGTCGAGAAGCTTGCGATCGAGGACATGACTGCCCTTGCAGCTTACGCAGCATCGCAACCGCCATGAAACCAAGACACGAATTTGACGAATTTACACGAACCCCGAAAACTTTTTAACCGCAGCGAGCGCCGGAGCAAGCGTCCCTCGGGGTGTAGAGGGCGGTGTGTCCACTGGCGCCGAGGAAAAATGCGCGCCCGTCGGGCAATAGAAACGCGGCCCCGGTTTCGCCGTTGGTAAACACCTTGACGGGAAGGTCCGCATCCCTAATCCAGTCCTAGGCTCTTAGCGTGCTGTTCCTTTCGCCAGTCGCTTTCGGAGGCGCAACGTGCGTTCGAGGATGGGGAGAACAGCCTTGTCTTTGTCTCTTGCTGCGGCCCGTTTGCTGGCGATTACTCGGGCCAGGGGAAGAATGTGTAGCGAGACACCTTCCAATTTGCCTAACCGGCAGTGCCGCCATTCCTTCTCAAATGATCGCAGACCGTCGGGTTGGAAGATGGCATTGACTTGGGTCTCGTCGCTCAATTGGTACAGGGTTCGGGCGCGGATCGTCCCGCCAAGACGCTGAACGATAGTCAGCAGGCGAACATACTGACGCTCAGGAAGGTGGACCCAAAAGTCGTAATCCAGCGTCATCAGGGGCGCCCCCTGCTCGATAGCTGCCATCGCTCCAATGAGGATGAACTTTATTTTTTCCTGGTGGAGCCCTTTAAGGAATAGGCCGAGCGGGCTGTCTTGATGCTGAAGTGGCATCGTTCTTGTGGGGACATGGCGAAGCAAAGGGCGTGCTGCCACCGCTCATGCTCATCCATCCCGCGAGTCTTTTTAAGGCGACGGAAAATGCGCGCCGCGAGATCCTGCGTGTTTTTGCTCTTCTGCTTTACCAGCACAGAGCCAACCTGCCTCCAAAGGCAGGGGACGGCAAGCCCGAAGACGCTCCCAAAAGCCCGCTCAAGAGGTTCAATTGTGCGACGCCCGGTAAAACCCGGCCGGCGCGTTCGGGGGAAGAGTATTGGTAAACGATGTCAACGGTGTGGTTGCGTGGTTGGTGAAGAGCGTCGTCCAACCTGCCGGATTACCGAGGTTTTGAGCAAATTGAATGGTATAGGCATATCCTGGCTCAGTCGGCAAATCGAAGCGGAGTTGTCCACCCGGAAGCAAGCTTGCATTCATCAATCTCAGGGAAGCATTTCTCAGGCCGGAGGCGAGTGTCTGCGCCGCCAAGTCAAGATTTGTATTGACAAGACTTTCTGGAAAACTGCCGGCCAGGGTGCCCGCGTCTGCCGTCAACAGATTGTTCTGAATATTCGTAATAGTTTGCGAGTCCGCCCCAAGCCCCGTCAGCGCGTCCAGCAGGCCAGCAGGCAATCCGTTGGTGGAAATCTGCGTTTGCAAAGCGATGGCGTCATTGGTGGTGACCATCGCGCCCTGAAACCCATCGGATTCAAACTGAGCCACCACATTGGACCTGAGCGCCGGTTCCTGGTCAAAGAGCGCCGCCAGTTGGGCCTCGAACTGCGCCGCGGCGTTCATCTGAGCCGTGTCCCAGAAGGAATTGCCCGCAAAGGCCGCCCCTTGAGCCCGATTGAGGGAACTGGTGAGGGCCGCGTCATACCCGGCGGTCAGCGAAAGATTGGTGAGCCACGCGTTGTAATCATCCGCTTCAAGCTGGGTGATACCGTTGCCTGCGGCAAGGGGGGTGACTGGCAGCGGCGCCGCCTGTGAAATCACGGTATAATTCGTATCGAGGGGGTCCAGGAAGTCCTGGTCCAGATCATTCGCCAAGGCAAGGATGACTACCGAAGCCTGCAGGAACTCCAGGCGCTCCGCAGGCGCCTCATTGTTGGCCTGGGCGGCCAGCAGGTTGGAAAGTGTCCTCGAAGCTGACAACTGCGCATAAAGATCGGATTTTTGAGCCGCGCTGAGCCGCGCCGGCGTGTTAGCCGGCGTCAGTGACAATGAATACGACCAGGTTCCTTCCCCATCCCCGGAACCATTCCCCTGGGCCATGAGGGCGTGCAGTGCGTACAGGTTTGACGAAATGGTGCCGTTTGCCAGCATCGTCCCGTTGGAATTGTCAATGCCGTCGAAGGTGACGTGGCCGAGTATATCCTGGGTGGTTGTAACGGTAGATTCGAACTGATAATGGAACGAGTTCGTGATTTTGAAGAGGATATAAACAGATGTTGTGCCGACGGCACTGGTGCTTGGTTCACCCAGATAGTTGCCGGCCACCACGCGAAGCCTGCCCGCGCCATTGAACTCCGTCCCGAAGAGGTAATTAATCCATTGCGCGGCGGATGCCGCGCTCCCGTCGAGTTGACTGTAGCAGGACCCTGAAGCGCTGAAGTCATCCAGATCGGAGTTGGTTTGATAGTCACCATCCCCCTCGACCGCAATCACAGTAAAAGAACTGGCGCTGCCAAGAACGTCGGGTACCGGAACGGGTTGCGCCCACATGTGGAAGGGCACGAAGCCCCCAATGAGGATTTGGATGAGGTGGTTGATTTTCATATTTTCTCAAACTTTCGCGCTCAAAACGACTGAAGCGAAGCATCCCCGGGCGTCATTCGTTGGGTGTAGGTTGCTTAATTCCATTCGCGTTGTGTCTAGCTTGACCAGATTAATGGCCGACCGTGGCTGTGGCGCCCAGGGTGGTAATGGTCATCGGTTTGGAGATGGTCAGTGTTTCGGAACTCGATCCAGAAGTCTTGATAAAGAGAGTCCCTTTCGTGGCGACAGCGTTGGTGGCCTCCGTGATGGTTTTGAACGGCGCATCATAACTGCCGTTCCTAGTGGAACCGGTGTAGTTGAAGTCAACAAACACCGGTCCGGCATACCCCTCGAGCGCTCGAATCATCGCCGCTCCGTTCGGTGTGCCCCAGCCGGTGCATAGGTCGTAACCCACGGCCGCGTTGAATTGGCTGGGACTTCCCGGCCAAAAATTGTTTCCAACCGTGATGTCGTGGAAACAGTTGTTATATTGGCTCCCCTC
This window encodes:
- a CDS encoding cytochrome C-binding protein; the encoded protein is MRHIFNCAVRRKRLNRWTLVAAVLALSGNAGTLIAVGEDNGPPVWAYPVDAGGLKAPRDNGALRRVPDSKLGFSLSQVSDGFFSPDWHPQDHPPMPEIVARGKKPDVLACGYCHRAEGTGGPENTSLAALPAIYIVQQMADFKSGARRTSVPQRGPPKAMIALAKAASTEDSEAAAAYFSTLKLKSIIQVIETNTVPKTHAHGWHLVDLKNGETEPIGQRIIEVPENLEQFISRDSRSRFIAYVPIGSIEKGKALATTGGQGRTVQCAICHGPGLKGLGPIPGIAGRSPSYLVRQLYDFKHGARAGIGSALMKPTVEKLAIEDMTALAAYAASQPP